A stretch of the Orcinus orca chromosome 1, mOrcOrc1.1, whole genome shotgun sequence genome encodes the following:
- the AURKAIP1 gene encoding aurora kinase A-interacting protein isoform X1 yields MFMVRLTSQLLRAVPRAGCSGPWPVCGVLGRHACRPRYSMQPIGPSGVASLPDRRVHMELEEMLVPRKMCVSPLENWLTVRYLLPRLDAGAPEIVSPAQVYECPPSQMGEGFEQGGKDVWDAPQIQCKNVLKIRRRKMNHHKYRKLVKRTRFLRRKVREGRLRRKQIRFERDLRRIWLKAGLKEAPAGWQTPKIYLKGK; encoded by the exons ATGTTCATGGTGCGCCTGACTTCCCAGCTGCTCAGGGCTGTTCCCCGGGCAG GTTGCAGTGGGCCTTGGCCTGTCTGCGGGGTGTTGGGCAGGCATGCCTGCAGGCCTCGTTACAGCATGCAACCAATAGGCCCAAGTGGGGTTGCCTCCCTCCCTGACCGGCGGGTCCACATGGAGCTTGAGGAGATGCTGGTCCCCAGGAAGATGTGTGTCAGCCCCCTGGAGAACTGGCTGACCGTTCGCTACCTCCTGCCCAGACTGGATGCTGGGGCCCCAGAGATTGTGTCTCCAGCCCAAGTCTATGAGTGTCCGCCCAGCCAGATGGGGGAAGGGTTCGAGCAGGGGGGTAAGGACGTCTGGGACGCACCCCAGATACAGTGCAAAAACGTGCTCAAGATCCGCCGGCGGAAGATGAATCATCACAAGTACCGCAAGCTGGTCAAGAGGACCCGGTTCCTGCGGCGGAAAGTCAGGGAGGGACGCCTGAGACGGAAGCAG ATAAGGTTCGAGAGAGACCTGAGGCGCATCTGGCTGAAGGCGGGCCTGAAGGAAGCCCCCGCAGGCTGGCAGACCCCCAAGATCTACCTGAAGGGCAAATGA
- the AURKAIP1 gene encoding aurora kinase A-interacting protein isoform X2, with translation MQPIGPSGVASLPDRRVHMELEEMLVPRKMCVSPLENWLTVRYLLPRLDAGAPEIVSPAQVYECPPSQMGEGFEQGGKDVWDAPQIQCKNVLKIRRRKMNHHKYRKLVKRTRFLRRKVREGRLRRKQIRFERDLRRIWLKAGLKEAPAGWQTPKIYLKGK, from the exons ATGCAACCAATAGGCCCAAGTGGGGTTGCCTCCCTCCCTGACCGGCGGGTCCACATGGAGCTTGAGGAGATGCTGGTCCCCAGGAAGATGTGTGTCAGCCCCCTGGAGAACTGGCTGACCGTTCGCTACCTCCTGCCCAGACTGGATGCTGGGGCCCCAGAGATTGTGTCTCCAGCCCAAGTCTATGAGTGTCCGCCCAGCCAGATGGGGGAAGGGTTCGAGCAGGGGGGTAAGGACGTCTGGGACGCACCCCAGATACAGTGCAAAAACGTGCTCAAGATCCGCCGGCGGAAGATGAATCATCACAAGTACCGCAAGCTGGTCAAGAGGACCCGGTTCCTGCGGCGGAAAGTCAGGGAGGGACGCCTGAGACGGAAGCAG ATAAGGTTCGAGAGAGACCTGAGGCGCATCTGGCTGAAGGCGGGCCTGAAGGAAGCCCCCGCAGGCTGGCAGACCCCCAAGATCTACCTGAAGGGCAAATGA
- the MXRA8 gene encoding matrix remodeling-associated protein 8 isoform X2 — protein MELRARVLLWKLVLLQSSSVLLSSGPAGPATPGSSVVSESAVSWAAGARAVLRCQSPRMVWTQDRLHDRQRVVHWDLSGGPAGGSARRLVDMYSAGEQRVYEPRDSGRLLLTPTAFQDGNFSLLIRAVEDTDEGLYTCNLHHHYCHLYESLAVRLEVTDDPRAAGAHWDGEKEVLAVERGAPALLTCVNRAHVWTDRHLEEAQQVVHWDRQPPGVPHDRADRLLDLYASGERRAYGPPFLRERVAVGADAFARGDFSLRIDPLEPADEGTYSCHLHHHYCGLHERRVFHLKVTEPAARPPPRDSPGNGSSHSGAPGPDPTLTRGRSVINVIVPEGRAHFFQQLGYVLATLLLFILLLITVILATRQRRRGGYEYSDKKSKSKGKDVNMVEFAVAAGDQPLYRREDIRLGYKNNLLKERVELSHSPLPAKSIDLDKAEGQRADTRLSPWLPEFRKEYCK, from the exons ATGGAGCTGCGGGCCCGGGTCCTGCTCTGGAAACTTGTGCTTCTGCAGA GCTCTTCTGTCCTTCTGTCCTCAG GGCCAGCCGGGCCCGCGACCCCCGGCAGCTCCGTGGTGTCCGAGTCTGCAGTGAGCTGGGCAGCCGGCGCCCGGGCGGTGCTGCGCTGTCAGAGCCCGCGCATGGTGTGGACGCAAGACCGGCTGCACGACCGCCAGCGCGTGGTCCACTGGGACCTCAGCGGCGGCCCGGCCGGCGGCTCCGCGCGCCGACTCGTGGACATGTACTCGGCGGGCGAGCAGCGCGTGTACGAGCCGCGCGACAGCGGCCGCCTGCTGCTGACCCCCACCGCCTTCCAGGACGGCAACTTCTCGCTGCTCATCCGCG CGGTGGAGGACACAGACGAGGGGCTGTACACCTGTAACCTGCACCACCATTACTGCCACCTCTACGAGAGCCTGGCCGTGCGCCTCGAGGTCACCGACGACC CCCGGGCCGCCGGCGCGCACTGGGACGGCGAGAAGGAGGTGCTGGCGGTGGAGCGCGGCGCGCCCGCGTTGCTGACGTGCGTGAACCGCGCGCACGTGTGGACCGACCGGCACCTGGAGGAGGCGCAGCAGGTGGTGCACTGGGACCGGCAACCGCCCGGGGTGCCGCACGACCGCGCGGACCGCCTGCTCGACCTGTACGCGTCGGGCGAGCGCCGCGCCTACGGGCCGCCCTTCCTGCGGGAGCGCGTGGCGGTGGGGGCGGACGCCTTTGCGCGCGGTGACTTCTCGCTGCGCATCGACCCGCTGGAGCCGGCAGACGAGGGCACCTACTCCTGCCACCTGCACCACCACTACTGCGGCCTGCACGAGCGCCGCGTCTTCCACCTGAAGGTCACCGAGCCCGCCGCCCGGCCGCCCCCGCGGGACTCGCCGGGCAACGGTTCCAGCCACAGCGGCGCGCCCGGCCCAG ACCCCACGCTGACGCGCGGCCGCAGCGTCATCAACGTCATCGTCCCCGAGGGCCGGGCCCACTTCTTCCAGCAGCTGGGCTACGTGCTGGCCACGCTGCTGCTCTTCATTCTGCTGCTCATCACGGTCATCCTGGCCACCCGACAGCGCCGCCGCGGAG GCTACGAATACTCCGACAAGAAGTCCAAGTCCAAGGG GAAGGACGTGAACATGGTGGAGTTTGCTGTGGCTGCCGGCGACCAGCCTCTTTACAGGAGGGAGGACATCCGACTAG GTTACAAAAACAACCTCCTGAAGGAGAGGGTTGAGCTGTCCCACAGCCCCCTGCCCGCCAAGAGCATCGACTTGGACAAAG cagaggggcagagggcagacaCCCGCCTGTCCCCTTGGCTTCCAGAGTTCAGGAAGGAGTATTGCAAATAA
- the MXRA8 gene encoding matrix remodeling-associated protein 8 isoform X1, protein MELRARVLLWKLVLLQSSSVLLSSGPAGPATPGSSVVSESAVSWAAGARAVLRCQSPRMVWTQDRLHDRQRVVHWDLSGGPAGGSARRLVDMYSAGEQRVYEPRDSGRLLLTPTAFQDGNFSLLIRAVEDTDEGLYTCNLHHHYCHLYESLAVRLEVTDDPRAAGAHWDGEKEVLAVERGAPALLTCVNRAHVWTDRHLEEAQQVVHWDRQPPGVPHDRADRLLDLYASGERRAYGPPFLRERVAVGADAFARGDFSLRIDPLEPADEGTYSCHLHHHYCGLHERRVFHLKVTEPAARPPPRDSPGNGSSHSGAPGPGAGDPTLTRGRSVINVIVPEGRAHFFQQLGYVLATLLLFILLLITVILATRQRRRGGYEYSDKKSKSKGKDVNMVEFAVAAGDQPLYRREDIRLGYKNNLLKERVELSHSPLPAKSIDLDKAEGQRADTRLSPWLPEFRKEYCK, encoded by the exons ATGGAGCTGCGGGCCCGGGTCCTGCTCTGGAAACTTGTGCTTCTGCAGA GCTCTTCTGTCCTTCTGTCCTCAG GGCCAGCCGGGCCCGCGACCCCCGGCAGCTCCGTGGTGTCCGAGTCTGCAGTGAGCTGGGCAGCCGGCGCCCGGGCGGTGCTGCGCTGTCAGAGCCCGCGCATGGTGTGGACGCAAGACCGGCTGCACGACCGCCAGCGCGTGGTCCACTGGGACCTCAGCGGCGGCCCGGCCGGCGGCTCCGCGCGCCGACTCGTGGACATGTACTCGGCGGGCGAGCAGCGCGTGTACGAGCCGCGCGACAGCGGCCGCCTGCTGCTGACCCCCACCGCCTTCCAGGACGGCAACTTCTCGCTGCTCATCCGCG CGGTGGAGGACACAGACGAGGGGCTGTACACCTGTAACCTGCACCACCATTACTGCCACCTCTACGAGAGCCTGGCCGTGCGCCTCGAGGTCACCGACGACC CCCGGGCCGCCGGCGCGCACTGGGACGGCGAGAAGGAGGTGCTGGCGGTGGAGCGCGGCGCGCCCGCGTTGCTGACGTGCGTGAACCGCGCGCACGTGTGGACCGACCGGCACCTGGAGGAGGCGCAGCAGGTGGTGCACTGGGACCGGCAACCGCCCGGGGTGCCGCACGACCGCGCGGACCGCCTGCTCGACCTGTACGCGTCGGGCGAGCGCCGCGCCTACGGGCCGCCCTTCCTGCGGGAGCGCGTGGCGGTGGGGGCGGACGCCTTTGCGCGCGGTGACTTCTCGCTGCGCATCGACCCGCTGGAGCCGGCAGACGAGGGCACCTACTCCTGCCACCTGCACCACCACTACTGCGGCCTGCACGAGCGCCGCGTCTTCCACCTGAAGGTCACCGAGCCCGCCGCCCGGCCGCCCCCGCGGGACTCGCCGGGCAACGGTTCCAGCCACAGCGGCGCGCCCGGCCCAGGTGCAGGAG ACCCCACGCTGACGCGCGGCCGCAGCGTCATCAACGTCATCGTCCCCGAGGGCCGGGCCCACTTCTTCCAGCAGCTGGGCTACGTGCTGGCCACGCTGCTGCTCTTCATTCTGCTGCTCATCACGGTCATCCTGGCCACCCGACAGCGCCGCCGCGGAG GCTACGAATACTCCGACAAGAAGTCCAAGTCCAAGGG GAAGGACGTGAACATGGTGGAGTTTGCTGTGGCTGCCGGCGACCAGCCTCTTTACAGGAGGGAGGACATCCGACTAG GTTACAAAAACAACCTCCTGAAGGAGAGGGTTGAGCTGTCCCACAGCCCCCTGCCCGCCAAGAGCATCGACTTGGACAAAG cagaggggcagagggcagacaCCCGCCTGTCCCCTTGGCTTCCAGAGTTCAGGAAGGAGTATTGCAAATAA
- the MXRA8 gene encoding matrix remodeling-associated protein 8 isoform X3 → MELRARVLLWKLVLLQSSSVLLSSGPAGPATPGSSVVSESAVSWAAGARAVLRCQSPRMVWTQDRLHDRQRVVHWDLSGGPAGGSARRLVDMYSAGEQRVYEPRDSGRLLLTPTAFQDGNFSLLIRAVEDTDEGLYTCNLHHHYCHLYESLAVRLEVTDDPRAAGAHWDGEKEVLAVERGAPALLTCVNRAHVWTDRHLEEAQQVVHWDRQPPGVPHDRADRLLDLYASGERRAYGPPFLRERVAVGADAFARGDFSLRIDPLEPADEGTYSCHLHHHYCGLHERRVFHLKVTEPAARPPPRDSPGNGSSHSGAPGPGAGDPTLTRGRSVINVIVPEGRAHFFQQLGYVLATLLLFILLLITVILATRQRRRGGYEYSDKKSKSKGKDVNMVEFAVAAGDQPLYRREDIRLGYKNNLLKERVELSHSPLPAKSIDLDKEFRKEYCK, encoded by the exons ATGGAGCTGCGGGCCCGGGTCCTGCTCTGGAAACTTGTGCTTCTGCAGA GCTCTTCTGTCCTTCTGTCCTCAG GGCCAGCCGGGCCCGCGACCCCCGGCAGCTCCGTGGTGTCCGAGTCTGCAGTGAGCTGGGCAGCCGGCGCCCGGGCGGTGCTGCGCTGTCAGAGCCCGCGCATGGTGTGGACGCAAGACCGGCTGCACGACCGCCAGCGCGTGGTCCACTGGGACCTCAGCGGCGGCCCGGCCGGCGGCTCCGCGCGCCGACTCGTGGACATGTACTCGGCGGGCGAGCAGCGCGTGTACGAGCCGCGCGACAGCGGCCGCCTGCTGCTGACCCCCACCGCCTTCCAGGACGGCAACTTCTCGCTGCTCATCCGCG CGGTGGAGGACACAGACGAGGGGCTGTACACCTGTAACCTGCACCACCATTACTGCCACCTCTACGAGAGCCTGGCCGTGCGCCTCGAGGTCACCGACGACC CCCGGGCCGCCGGCGCGCACTGGGACGGCGAGAAGGAGGTGCTGGCGGTGGAGCGCGGCGCGCCCGCGTTGCTGACGTGCGTGAACCGCGCGCACGTGTGGACCGACCGGCACCTGGAGGAGGCGCAGCAGGTGGTGCACTGGGACCGGCAACCGCCCGGGGTGCCGCACGACCGCGCGGACCGCCTGCTCGACCTGTACGCGTCGGGCGAGCGCCGCGCCTACGGGCCGCCCTTCCTGCGGGAGCGCGTGGCGGTGGGGGCGGACGCCTTTGCGCGCGGTGACTTCTCGCTGCGCATCGACCCGCTGGAGCCGGCAGACGAGGGCACCTACTCCTGCCACCTGCACCACCACTACTGCGGCCTGCACGAGCGCCGCGTCTTCCACCTGAAGGTCACCGAGCCCGCCGCCCGGCCGCCCCCGCGGGACTCGCCGGGCAACGGTTCCAGCCACAGCGGCGCGCCCGGCCCAGGTGCAGGAG ACCCCACGCTGACGCGCGGCCGCAGCGTCATCAACGTCATCGTCCCCGAGGGCCGGGCCCACTTCTTCCAGCAGCTGGGCTACGTGCTGGCCACGCTGCTGCTCTTCATTCTGCTGCTCATCACGGTCATCCTGGCCACCCGACAGCGCCGCCGCGGAG GCTACGAATACTCCGACAAGAAGTCCAAGTCCAAGGG GAAGGACGTGAACATGGTGGAGTTTGCTGTGGCTGCCGGCGACCAGCCTCTTTACAGGAGGGAGGACATCCGACTAG GTTACAAAAACAACCTCCTGAAGGAGAGGGTTGAGCTGTCCCACAGCCCCCTGCCCGCCAAGAGCATCGACTTGGACAAAG AGTTCAGGAAGGAGTATTGCAAATAA
- the MXRA8 gene encoding matrix remodeling-associated protein 8 isoform X4 — MELRARVLLWKLVLLQSSSVLLSSGPAGPATPGSSVVSESAVSWAAGARAVLRCQSPRMVWTQDRLHDRQRVVHWDLSGGPAGGSARRLVDMYSAGEQRVYEPRDSGRLLLTPTAFQDGNFSLLIRAVEDTDEGLYTCNLHHHYCHLYESLAVRLEVTDDPRAAGAHWDGEKEVLAVERGAPALLTCVNRAHVWTDRHLEEAQQVVHWDRQPPGVPHDRADRLLDLYASGERRAYGPPFLRERVAVGADAFARGDFSLRIDPLEPADEGTYSCHLHHHYCGLHERRVFHLKVTEPAARPPPRDSPGNGSSHSGAPGPDPTLTRGRSVINVIVPEGRAHFFQQLGYVLATLLLFILLLITVILATRQRRRGGYEYSDKKSKSKGKDVNMVEFAVAAGDQPLYRREDIRLGYKNNLLKERVELSHSPLPAKSIDLDKEFRKEYCK, encoded by the exons ATGGAGCTGCGGGCCCGGGTCCTGCTCTGGAAACTTGTGCTTCTGCAGA GCTCTTCTGTCCTTCTGTCCTCAG GGCCAGCCGGGCCCGCGACCCCCGGCAGCTCCGTGGTGTCCGAGTCTGCAGTGAGCTGGGCAGCCGGCGCCCGGGCGGTGCTGCGCTGTCAGAGCCCGCGCATGGTGTGGACGCAAGACCGGCTGCACGACCGCCAGCGCGTGGTCCACTGGGACCTCAGCGGCGGCCCGGCCGGCGGCTCCGCGCGCCGACTCGTGGACATGTACTCGGCGGGCGAGCAGCGCGTGTACGAGCCGCGCGACAGCGGCCGCCTGCTGCTGACCCCCACCGCCTTCCAGGACGGCAACTTCTCGCTGCTCATCCGCG CGGTGGAGGACACAGACGAGGGGCTGTACACCTGTAACCTGCACCACCATTACTGCCACCTCTACGAGAGCCTGGCCGTGCGCCTCGAGGTCACCGACGACC CCCGGGCCGCCGGCGCGCACTGGGACGGCGAGAAGGAGGTGCTGGCGGTGGAGCGCGGCGCGCCCGCGTTGCTGACGTGCGTGAACCGCGCGCACGTGTGGACCGACCGGCACCTGGAGGAGGCGCAGCAGGTGGTGCACTGGGACCGGCAACCGCCCGGGGTGCCGCACGACCGCGCGGACCGCCTGCTCGACCTGTACGCGTCGGGCGAGCGCCGCGCCTACGGGCCGCCCTTCCTGCGGGAGCGCGTGGCGGTGGGGGCGGACGCCTTTGCGCGCGGTGACTTCTCGCTGCGCATCGACCCGCTGGAGCCGGCAGACGAGGGCACCTACTCCTGCCACCTGCACCACCACTACTGCGGCCTGCACGAGCGCCGCGTCTTCCACCTGAAGGTCACCGAGCCCGCCGCCCGGCCGCCCCCGCGGGACTCGCCGGGCAACGGTTCCAGCCACAGCGGCGCGCCCGGCCCAG ACCCCACGCTGACGCGCGGCCGCAGCGTCATCAACGTCATCGTCCCCGAGGGCCGGGCCCACTTCTTCCAGCAGCTGGGCTACGTGCTGGCCACGCTGCTGCTCTTCATTCTGCTGCTCATCACGGTCATCCTGGCCACCCGACAGCGCCGCCGCGGAG GCTACGAATACTCCGACAAGAAGTCCAAGTCCAAGGG GAAGGACGTGAACATGGTGGAGTTTGCTGTGGCTGCCGGCGACCAGCCTCTTTACAGGAGGGAGGACATCCGACTAG GTTACAAAAACAACCTCCTGAAGGAGAGGGTTGAGCTGTCCCACAGCCCCCTGCCCGCCAAGAGCATCGACTTGGACAAAG AGTTCAGGAAGGAGTATTGCAAATAA